A single Acidaminococcus sp. DNA region contains:
- a CDS encoding DUF4309 domain-containing protein has product MSKKLSALLAAAVFCAAMGTSAVSDAHIALEKIGLGGLTPNSTVEDMKKLYGEPDQTVTIQKGDLIYRSYTYGKHVSIMANGVNGTERTSSIIVKQNESNDRWTTPAGIGIGMKRVAMEQVYGQPDSTFQGNDLSGITFCVYRTEHSDYDMTFGIKDDTIISMAFHTDANGTIK; this is encoded by the coding sequence GTGAGTAAAAAGTTATCGGCACTGCTGGCGGCAGCTGTTTTTTGCGCCGCTATGGGAACAAGTGCTGTATCGGATGCCCATATTGCATTGGAAAAAATTGGGTTAGGCGGGCTGACGCCTAATTCAACGGTAGAAGACATGAAGAAACTGTATGGGGAACCGGACCAGACCGTGACAATCCAGAAAGGCGATTTAATTTATCGTTCCTATACGTATGGAAAGCATGTTTCCATCATGGCAAATGGTGTCAACGGGACGGAGAGAACTTCTTCCATTATCGTAAAGCAGAACGAAAGCAATGACCGTTGGACAACTCCGGCAGGCATTGGAATCGGCATGAAAAGGGTCGCTATGGAACAGGTATATGGACAGCCGGATTCCACGTTCCAGGGCAACGATCTCTCAGGTATTACTTTCTGCGTATACAGGACAGAACACAGCGATTACGATATGACTTTCGGCATCAAGGATGACACCATCATTTCCATGGCATTCCATACGGATGCAAACGGCACCATAAAATAA
- a CDS encoding dicarboxylate/amino acid:cation symporter, which translates to MKKLGLLPRLVLGIIVGILLGKLGIPVVVRILATFNSIFGNFLGFTIPLIIIGFIIPGIADLGKSAGKLLAITTLIAYCSTVIGGCLAFFTNHALLHNFISPGMAAELANPEKGLLKPYFTIDMPPLMGVMSALLIAFILGIGIAVCQDEIMKKISHEFQGIVEKVIANIIIPLLPLHICGIFCNMTNAGQVAAVLSVFAKVFVVIIILHIVILVFQYSVAGSVAGANPFKLLKGMIPAYMTAIGTQSSAATIPVTLACTKRNGVVAGIADFVIPLCATIHLTGSTITLTSCTMAVMLLNGRPIEFSNMFGFILMLGITMVAAPGVPGGAVMAALGILQSMMGFNADQQALMIALYLAQDSFGTACNVTGDGAIAVLVNKIGGHKLKPMTDEEIAKLENPNA; encoded by the coding sequence ATGAAAAAACTTGGCTTGCTGCCACGCCTTGTTCTAGGCATCATCGTAGGTATTTTACTCGGTAAATTAGGTATTCCTGTAGTAGTCAGAATTTTAGCAACATTTAACTCTATCTTCGGCAATTTCTTAGGATTTACGATTCCACTGATTATCATCGGTTTTATTATTCCTGGTATTGCAGATCTCGGCAAATCCGCCGGCAAACTGCTTGCCATCACGACGTTAATCGCATATTGCTCCACTGTTATCGGCGGCTGTCTTGCATTTTTCACGAACCATGCACTGCTCCATAATTTTATTTCGCCAGGCATGGCTGCTGAACTGGCAAACCCTGAAAAGGGTCTTTTGAAACCTTATTTCACGATTGACATGCCCCCTCTGATGGGCGTCATGAGCGCACTGCTCATCGCTTTCATCCTCGGCATCGGCATCGCCGTCTGCCAGGACGAAATCATGAAAAAGATTTCTCATGAATTCCAGGGCATCGTTGAAAAAGTGATTGCCAACATCATCATTCCTTTGCTCCCACTTCATATTTGCGGTATCTTCTGCAACATGACCAATGCCGGCCAGGTTGCAGCCGTCCTGAGCGTATTCGCAAAGGTATTCGTGGTTATCATTATTCTGCACATTGTCATCCTGGTGTTCCAGTACAGTGTGGCAGGTTCCGTCGCCGGTGCTAACCCGTTCAAACTTCTGAAGGGCATGATCCCGGCTTACATGACCGCTATCGGTACGCAGTCTTCTGCTGCTACCATTCCTGTTACCCTTGCCTGCACCAAGAGAAACGGTGTGGTAGCCGGCATCGCCGACTTCGTCATTCCGCTGTGTGCCACGATTCATCTGACCGGGAGTACCATTACGCTGACGAGCTGCACGATGGCTGTTATGCTGTTAAACGGCAGACCGATTGAATTCAGCAACATGTTCGGGTTCATCCTGATGCTCGGCATTACTATGGTTGCTGCTCCTGGTGTTCCGGGCGGCGCCGTTATGGCCGCTCTGGGTATCCTGCAAAGCATGATGGGCTTCAACGCCGATCAGCAGGCTTTGATGATTGCACTGTATCTCGCTCAGGACAGCTTTGGTACTGCCTGCAACGTTACCGGTGACGGTGCTATCGCCGTACTGGTTAACAAGATTGGCGGCCATAAACTGAAACCCATGACGGACGAAGAAATTGCTAAGCTGGAAAATCCGAACGCTTAA
- a CDS encoding TIGR04076 family protein, which yields MNKVKITVMRITTYPDLSAQYENPLEHACDMQVGQVFIADGWKKPEGMCDSAWETLSPFVMTLAYGGSDIYSGWMKNKRSAMVSCNDGFRPVSFYVEALDEASGK from the coding sequence ATGAACAAAGTAAAAATTACGGTGATGCGGATAACGACCTATCCGGACCTTTCCGCACAATATGAAAATCCGCTGGAACACGCCTGTGATATGCAGGTGGGGCAGGTCTTCATCGCGGATGGATGGAAGAAACCGGAAGGCATGTGTGACAGTGCCTGGGAAACATTGTCACCGTTCGTGATGACTCTTGCGTACGGCGGGTCCGACATTTACAGCGGGTGGATGAAGAATAAACGCAGTGCCATGGTGTCCTGCAATGACGGTTTCCGTCCGGTCAGTTTTTACGTGGAAGCATTGGATGAGGCGAGCGGAAAATAA
- a CDS encoding CdaR family protein, whose product MLKNNSPKKENSWIARIMAVIVACILWVYVMNEQNPITTRNFVVPLTPLNLQENMMVKDLPDSVNVRISGTRSQIASLRNSDVTAYIDFTDAPKGRGTYNVMATTKVGEVTEISPSLLQLETDVMSSKEVKLEARIVGVPHSGVTVSKMELNPTTVTIRGAGERIALVEKVLVMVDISNHDKNFETEATAVAVDHNGREMYDVKVDPSKIQTAVTIVRQLGTNEFPIKANLSGKLPAGYTLVDTKITPSSVKLTADPKVLGQITEIQTAPIVLDNISDSVELKMPLQIPDQVMAETHSVIVEITVKKADAGNNNDSKAQ is encoded by the coding sequence ATGCTAAAAAATAATTCCCCGAAGAAAGAAAATTCCTGGATTGCCCGTATTATGGCCGTCATTGTAGCCTGTATCCTCTGGGTCTACGTGATGAATGAACAAAATCCGATTACGACGCGGAATTTCGTGGTTCCGCTGACACCCTTGAACCTTCAGGAAAACATGATGGTCAAGGATCTGCCGGATTCCGTGAATGTAAGAATCAGTGGCACACGGTCCCAGATTGCTTCGCTTCGGAATTCCGATGTGACGGCATATATTGACTTCACGGACGCGCCGAAGGGACGCGGCACCTATAATGTGATGGCAACGACGAAAGTCGGCGAAGTGACGGAAATTTCCCCGAGCCTCCTCCAGCTTGAAACGGATGTTATGTCCAGCAAAGAGGTCAAACTGGAGGCCCGGATTGTCGGCGTGCCGCACAGCGGCGTCACCGTGAGCAAGATGGAATTGAATCCGACGACCGTAACTATTCGCGGCGCGGGAGAACGGATTGCCCTGGTGGAAAAAGTGCTCGTTATGGTCGATATCAGCAACCACGATAAGAACTTTGAGACGGAAGCAACGGCCGTTGCTGTGGACCACAACGGACGCGAAATGTATGATGTCAAAGTTGATCCGTCCAAGATCCAGACGGCAGTTACCATCGTAAGACAGCTTGGAACCAATGAATTCCCGATTAAGGCAAATCTGTCCGGGAAACTGCCGGCAGGATATACGCTCGTAGATACAAAGATTACGCCGAGCTCCGTCAAATTGACGGCTGATCCGAAGGTGCTGGGGCAGATTACTGAAATTCAGACAGCACCGATTGTACTGGATAATATTTCGGATTCTGTGGAACTTAAGATGCCTCTGCAGATTCCGGATCAGGTCATGGCGGAAACGCACAGCGTTATCGTAGAAATTACAGTAAAGAAAGCAGACGCGGGTAACAATAATGATAGTAAAGCTCAATAA
- a CDS encoding manganese-dependent inorganic pyrophosphatase produces the protein MENKTIITGHKSPDTDSICCALTYTYIKNQLGQEAIAGRAGEVSKETQFVLDTFKMEAPKYFEKVDAGQKLILVDHNEKSQAIDGLDDANLLEVIDHHRLGGLTTAAPLYMRVEPVGCCSTIIYKLAKENGVALPPAYAGLLFSAISSDTLYFKSPTTTETDKEAAGELAKIAGIKDPKGYALDMLQHGSAINSSTPKEIVHGDMKEFDFPQGKVTVAQVNVMDGEKAKAKWADLKKALQDMVDGGEADTSLLMVTDIMSEVTELLWAGKNQDVLTKAFGAPAEDGHYHLPGVLSRKKQIVPPLTNAFKG, from the coding sequence ATGGAAAACAAGACGATCATCACCGGACACAAGAGCCCGGATACGGACTCCATCTGCTGCGCCCTGACGTATACGTATATCAAGAACCAGCTGGGCCAGGAAGCAATTGCCGGCAGAGCCGGCGAAGTAAGCAAGGAAACCCAGTTTGTACTGGATACCTTCAAGATGGAAGCCCCGAAGTATTTTGAAAAAGTAGATGCCGGTCAAAAGCTGATCCTTGTGGATCATAACGAAAAGAGCCAGGCTATCGATGGCCTGGATGACGCCAATCTGCTGGAAGTCATCGACCATCACCGTCTGGGCGGTCTGACGACGGCTGCTCCGCTTTATATGCGCGTAGAACCGGTCGGCTGCTGCTCCACTATTATTTATAAGCTTGCCAAGGAAAATGGTGTAGCGCTGCCTCCTGCTTATGCAGGCCTGCTGTTCTCCGCCATCAGCTCCGACACGCTGTATTTCAAGTCTCCGACCACGACGGAAACCGATAAGGAAGCCGCCGGAGAACTGGCTAAGATTGCCGGTATCAAGGATCCGAAGGGTTACGCACTCGATATGCTGCAGCACGGTTCTGCCATCAACAGCAGCACTCCTAAGGAAATTGTACACGGCGACATGAAGGAATTTGATTTTCCGCAGGGCAAAGTTACGGTAGCTCAGGTTAACGTCATGGACGGCGAAAAGGCCAAGGCAAAGTGGGCTGACCTCAAGAAGGCACTGCAGGATATGGTAGACGGCGGCGAAGCCGATACGTCCCTTCTGATGGTAACCGATATCATGAGCGAAGTTACGGAACTGCTCTGGGCCGGTAAGAATCAGGATGTCCTGACCAAGGCATTTGGTGCACCTGCAGAAGATGGCCATTATCATCTGCCCGGCGTACTGTCCAGAAAGAAACAGATTGTTCCGCCTCTGACCAACGCTTTTAAGGGCTGA
- the ilvA gene encoding threonine ammonia-lyase — translation MTVTLKSIEEARETLKGVAKKTPMIESPVLGAKVGGEVYFKYENLQKTGSFKIRGAVNKISHLTKEEAARGVIAASAGNHAQGVALGATAKGIKATIVMPATTPLAKVSATKGYGGNVILHGAAFDDAYAKALEVQKETNAVFVHPFDDEYVIAGQGTIALEILEDLPDVDTVVVPVGGGGMISGIAAGLKLSNPKIKVIGVESAVIPSMKKSIEAGKIITVPAGVTAAEGINVRTPGKINFEMVKKYVDEIVTVTEDEIAEAMLYLLEKGKNLAEGAGATPLAAVLAGKINCKDQKVVLMVSGGNADITFISRIINKALLLQGRRIELKVVMADRCGETAKLLKLISDNDANILYITQSMYDSSLELESQIMTLVLECRDWNHANDIERKIIEAGYKVVK, via the coding sequence ATGACTGTTACTTTGAAGAGCATTGAAGAAGCACGTGAGACGCTGAAAGGCGTTGCTAAAAAGACCCCGATGATTGAATCCCCTGTACTGGGTGCTAAGGTCGGCGGAGAAGTTTACTTCAAATATGAAAATTTGCAGAAAACTGGTTCTTTCAAGATTAGAGGTGCTGTCAATAAGATTTCCCACCTGACCAAAGAAGAAGCTGCCCGCGGTGTTATTGCTGCCAGTGCCGGTAACCATGCACAGGGCGTGGCTCTGGGTGCTACGGCAAAGGGCATCAAAGCCACAATTGTTATGCCGGCCACGACTCCGCTTGCTAAAGTATCCGCCACCAAAGGATACGGCGGCAACGTCATTCTTCATGGTGCTGCTTTCGATGATGCATACGCCAAAGCTCTGGAAGTACAGAAGGAAACCAATGCTGTATTTGTACATCCGTTCGATGACGAATACGTCATTGCCGGCCAGGGCACGATTGCTCTGGAAATCCTTGAAGATTTACCTGATGTAGATACGGTTGTTGTTCCTGTCGGCGGCGGCGGAATGATCAGCGGCATTGCAGCCGGATTGAAGCTCAGCAACCCGAAAATCAAAGTCATCGGTGTTGAAAGTGCTGTCATTCCTTCTATGAAGAAGTCTATTGAAGCAGGTAAGATCATTACGGTTCCGGCCGGTGTCACGGCAGCTGAAGGCATCAACGTTCGTACGCCTGGCAAGATCAACTTCGAAATGGTCAAGAAGTACGTTGATGAAATCGTCACCGTTACGGAAGACGAAATCGCCGAAGCTATGCTGTACCTGCTCGAAAAGGGCAAAAACCTGGCAGAAGGTGCCGGCGCTACGCCGCTTGCTGCTGTGCTGGCCGGCAAGATCAACTGCAAAGATCAGAAGGTTGTTCTGATGGTATCCGGCGGCAACGCAGATATCACTTTCATCAGCAGAATCATCAACAAGGCTCTCCTGCTGCAGGGCAGAAGAATTGAGCTGAAAGTTGTCATGGCAGATAGATGCGGCGAAACTGCAAAACTGTTGAAGCTGATTTCCGACAACGATGCCAACATCCTTTACATTACGCAAAGCATGTATGATTCTTCCCTGGAACTCGAAAGCCAGATTATGACACTGGTACTTGAATGCCGGGATTGGAATCATGCCAACGACATTGAAAGGAAGATTATCGAGGCAGGATACAAAGTTGTTAAATAA